One window from the genome of Eucalyptus grandis isolate ANBG69807.140 chromosome 7, ASM1654582v1, whole genome shotgun sequence encodes:
- the LOC104430225 gene encoding UPF0496 protein At4g34320 — translation MANSNTRRNPPMDGAACESDPDLQTFNANLQARTDKVLSTLSSRVDVGALSLDSLKEITECLLEMNQEVVKVILDSKKDIWRNEELFKLVQDYFNDSLPTLDFCASLENCLKHVRDAHLQIFTALHCFEEEDGEGCCSYSKILEELTKFKETGDPFTREFFELFQTIYKLQKFMLKKLWIKKKKIEKKLKSIQMWRKISSMIPVVTFAAILIYSVTAATVASPPVVVALAAATAMDVIGKWIDSLWKNCEEALKRREEVITSMQMKSLLQKADFPIEAGAEAVKLGIADIKKKLRDFMKDAKGLGKDVDMCSCNIQRSRLVVLQRIIKPPTNCNGAPM, via the exons ATGGCAAACTCCAACACCAGAAGAAACCCTCCCATGGATGGAGCAGCGTGTGAGTCCGACCCTGATCTGCAAACCTTCAACGCAAACCTCCAAGCGAGGACAGACAAAGTCCTCAGCACTCTTTCTTCCAGGGTTGATGTCGGAGCTCTCTCACTGGATTCTCTGAAAGAGATAACCGAGTGCCTATTGGAGATGAACCAGGAAGTGGTCAAAGTCATCTTGGATAGCAAGAAAGATATCTGGAGAAATGAAGAGCTGTTCAAGCTTGTACAAGACTACTTCAATGACAGCTTGCCCACCCTTGATTTCTGTGCTTCCCTTGAGAATTGCTTGAAGCATGTGCGCGATGCCCATTTGCAGATTTTCACCGCCCTTCAttgctttgaagaagaagatggggagGGCTGTTGCAG TTACTCAAAAATCTTGGAGGAACTGACAAAATTCAAGGAGACCGGAGACCCTTTCACCAGGGAGTTCTTTGAGCTCTTTCAGACAATTTACAAGCTACAGAAGTTCATGCTCAAGAAGTTGtggatcaagaagaagaagattgagaaGAAGCTTAAGAGCATACAGATGTGGAGGAAAATCTCAAGCATGATACCAGTTGTAACTTTCGCAGCCATTCTAATCTATTCTGTCACAGCTGCTACGGTGGCTTCTCCGCCAGTTGTTGTTGCCCTAGCGGCTGCAACGGCCATGGATGTGATTGGCAAGTGGATTGACTCCCTTTGGAAGAATTGTGAAGAAGCACTGAAGAGACGGGAGGAGGTGATCACCTCGATGCAA ATGAAGAGCCTCTTGCAGAAAGCTGATTTTCCAATTGAGGCGGGAGCAGAGGCAGTAAAGCTCGGAATAGCAGACATTAAGAAGAAGCTGAGAGACTTCATGAAGGACGCCAAAGGACTGGGAAAGGATGTCGATATGTGCAGCTGCAATATCCAGAGATCAAGGCTAGTGGTGCTTCAGAGGATTATAAAGCCTCCCACCAATTGCAATGGTGCCCCGATGTAG